A genomic segment from Conger conger chromosome 2, fConCon1.1, whole genome shotgun sequence encodes:
- the nkx2.3 gene encoding homeobox protein Nkx-2.3, which yields MLPSPVTSTPFSVKDILKLEQQQSQPHLHLEQPRAHLHRDLLEQQQHYQPPPSCMLAARESPAFSDGEDNMSYLNSMPVRDSLCEASLSAGIFVQSALEHLVDPKLEADIEDPDTESCGVVTKPQECENGRHSDSERPNKQRTRRKPRVLFSQAQVFELERRFKQQRYLSAPEREHLASTLKLTSTQVKIWFQNRRYKCKRQRQDKSLEMAGHHHPPPPRRVAVPVLVRDGKPCLGGSQNYNAPYCGANPYTYNGYPAYTYGNPAYNTSYSCTYSSIPALPSATTANAFMNMNLGNIANLSNSSQPQAHQGTSVSSCQGTLHGIRAW from the exons ATGCTTCCGAGTCCGGTCACTTCTACGCCGTTCTCAGTCAAAGACATACTGAAGCTGGAACAGCAGCAGTCTCAACCGCACCTTCATCTCGAGCAACCGCGCGCCCACTTGCATCGGGATCTGCTAGAGCAGCAGCAACATTATCAACCGCCCCCTTCGTGCATGCTCGCGGCACGGGAGAGCCCTGCTTTCTCAGACGGGGAGGACAACATGTCTTACCTCAATTCTATGCCTGTGCGGGACAGCCTTTGTGAAGCTAGCCTCTCCGCAGGGATATTCGTTCAATCGGCACTAGAACATTTGGTTGACCCCAAGTTAGAGGCTGATATCGAGGACCCGGACACTG AGAGCTGTGGCGTCGTAACCAAGCCGCAGGAATGCGAGAACGGCCGGCATTCGGATTCGGAAAGGCCCAACAAGCAGAGGACCAGGAGGAAACCCAGGGTCCTCTTCTCCCAGGCCCAAGTGTTTGAACTCGAAAGACGCTTCAAGCAGCAGAGATATCTATCAGCACCGGAGAGGGAGCACCTAGCTAGCACTCTGAAACTTACGTCTACCCAAGTCAAAATATGGTTCCAGAACCGAAGGTACAAATGCAAACGACAACGTCAAGATAAATCTCTGGAAATGGCAGGACACCACCATCCGCCACCACCGAGACGGGTTGCAGTGCCAGTTTTAGTCAGAGATGGCAAACCTTGTTTAGGGGGGTCGCAGAATTATAATGCGCCCTATTGTGGCGCAAACCCTTACACTTATAACGGTTACCCGGCGTATACTTACGGCAACCCGGCATACAATACCAGTTACAGCTGTACCTATTCGAGTATCCCTGCTCTGCCTTCTGCCACAACGGCTAACGCGTTTATGAACATGAACCTCGGCAATATTGCGAACCTCAGCAATTCCTCCCAGCCACAAGCACATCAAGGAACGTCGGTTTCATCGTGCCAAGGGACACTGCACGGCATCCGTGCTTGGTAG